One window of Pyxicephalus adspersus chromosome 4, UCB_Pads_2.0, whole genome shotgun sequence genomic DNA carries:
- the LOC140328109 gene encoding WD repeat and coiled-coil-containing protein-like, translated as MDLGKAKLLRNGVNALHQAIHPVHGLAWTDGKQVILTSLHLQSEEPELGGSVVIGQFEHVHGLYWGPVMDIPALLAVQHKKHVTVWQLYYNPLEKNKLVVSQTCAYGEPLPILPQGCVWHPNKDILIVLTKRDIIVLYSVCHNNTNVKADITGCNVIRCACWTKDGSRVVAAMDDSLYSYLWNDDNKTLSPCSFCPVFNIDSTIISIQPTVDYQVVVTAEISPKSSTNIHKELDESKIQMSLLKLDENLSRNNRRLSVDSGKSEPVDLLKVSSLVPADISHILARHRKSDPSPLLHMKQKSISMESKPELSNLVIVTFEKNATTTRKVSLPGISTPDILVLDSHCERAAVASNTSNLVLIYPIAPSCMPNIQQIKLEETERAKGISFITDTQLLIMAGRQRSGDMVFLPISVSEKYTIQLLTRKIMPIEYIPSRLNSDQNFDHCNNTADSKQLGDDQSVSKEFWMPNHIGSKSLHIKRKLREITRGTSCDPSPTSSLDDYDENKSVAESYSPVTLENFQTEPTSPRALKVNTATINKTFCRSVSQKPYKKESQVEEDRSPTLNNVSEITLNSGLEAQEIESEVSKNCMKIMPYPSSEDPPYVSVTLQSSDVEGSDFRRVLLCHGKLHLRTVREIFHLQAIEMMFDTKWVVLTEDGEGFAPIIFRANQDVVIREAKDRCTSSTPCTDSSGPTEKKQ; from the exons ATGGATTTAGGAAAAGCAAAGCTCTTGAGGAACGGGGTCAATGCACTTCATCAAGCCATCCATCCTGTGCATGGTTTAGCCTGGACAGACGGCAAGCAAGTCATTCTGACCTCCTTACATTTACAAAGTGAAGAACCGGAACTTGGGGGCTCTGTTGTGATTGGCCAGTTTGAACACGTTCATGGCTTATACTGGGGTCCAGTGATGGATATCCCAGCTCTTCTGGCGGTTCAACACAAAAAACATGTCACGGTTTGGCAGTTGTATTATAATCCATTGGAAAAGAACAAACTTGTTGTATCTCAGACCTGTGCTTATGGCGAACCCCTACCCATTCTTCCACAAGGGTGTGTTTGGCACCCAAACAAGGACATCCTAATTGTTTTAACCAAACGGGACATAATTGTGCTGTACTCTGTGTGCCACAACAATACAAATGTTAAAGCAGACATTACAGGATGCAACGTAATTCGGTGCGCCTGCTGGACTAAAGACGGCAGTCGGGTTGTAGCAGCCATGGATGACTCCCTTTATTCTTACTTGTGGAATGATGACAACAAAACATTAAGCCCTTGCTCTTTTTGTCCTGTGTTTAACATTGACTCTACCATCATTTCCATTCAACCCACTGTGGATTACCAAGTTGTAGTGACTGCAGAAATTTCACCAAAAAGTTCTACCAACATCCATAAGGAACTGGATGAATCAAAAATTCAAATGTCCCTCCTAAAACTTGACGAGAATTTGTCAAGAAACAATAGAAGGTTGTCTGTTGATTCAGGGAAATCAGAGCCGGTGGACCTTTTGAAGGTCTCTTCATTGGTTCCAGCAGATATTTCACATATTCTTGCCAGACATCGAAAGTCTGATCCTAGTCCCCTACTTCACATGAAGCAAAAAAGCATCTCAATGGAAAGTAAGCCAGAATTATCCAACCTTGTAATAGTGACCTTTGAGAAGAATGCCACAACCACAAGGAAAGTATCTTTACCAGGTATCTCCACTCCAGATATACTGGTCCTAGACTCACACTGTGAAAGAGCTGCAGTAGCATCCAACACATCCAACCTGGTGTTGATCTATCCCATAGCTCCATCATGCATGCCTAACATTCAACAAATTAAGCTTGAAGAGACTGAGCGAGCCAAAGGTATATCTTTTATTACTGATACTCAGCTACTAATTATGGCTGGGAGGCAAAGATCTGGTGATATGGTGTTTCTACCAATCTCTGTTTCTGAAAAATACACAATTCAGTTATTGACAAGAAAAATAATGCCCATTGAATATATACCATCAAGGTTAAATAGTGATCAAAATTTCGACCATTGCAATAATACAGCTGACAGTAAACAACTTGGTGATGACCAAAGCGTAAGCAAAGAGTTCTGGATGCCGAACCATATAGGAAGTAAATCTCTACACATCAAACGGAAACTCAGAGAAATTACTCGGGGGACCAGCTGTGATCCGAGCCCAACATCAAGTCTAGATGACTATGATGAAAATAAATCAGTGGCAGAATCTTATAGTCCAGTAACACTTGAGAATTTTCAGACAGAGCCAACATCCCCAAGAGCATTGAAGGTCAATACAGCAACAATAAACAAGACTTTCTGCAGATCTGTGTCTCAGAAGCCTTACAAAAAAGAATCACAAGTGGAGGAGGACAGATCTCCAACGCTTAACAATGTTAGTGAGATAACTTTGAACTCTGGACTTGAGGCTCAAGAGATAGAATCAGAAGTTTCAAAAAACTGCATGAAAATAATGCCATATCCATCATCAGAAGATCCTCCTTATGTTTCAGTTACTCTTCAG TCATCAGACGTAGAAGGAAGTGACTTCAGACGTGTTCTTTTGTGTCATGGAAAACTTCACCTAAGGACTGTGCGAGAGATTTTTCACCTCCAGGCCATTGAAATGATGTTTG ACACAAAATGGGTTGTCCTTACAGAAGATGGAGAGGGCTTTGCCCCAATAATCTTCAGAGCCAATCAAGATGTTGTCATTCGTGAGGCAAAAGATAGATGCACATCTTCAACTCCCTGCACCGATTCTTCTGGACCCACAGAGAAAAAACAGTAA